TAGTGGGTAATGATCATGATGGTCCTCTCTTGGATGTTTACGTTTCATTTCAGATTCTTTTTAACAAATATATCATCATCTACAAGATCCTATATATATTATATCTATTGACTATACATGAAAAAATAAAATAATACAGTACTAGTACTGAAAAAGAGAAATTATTATTTGTATAAAAATGAAAAATCAATGTAATTAAAAAGCTAACATATATAATTATGATGGACATTTGCACCAGAAACCGATATAAAAATATTTCGTTACACTAAAATATAAATATACATAATGGACTCGATAAAAAAAATACATAATGGGCGAACAGATTAATCTTCAGAGTCATAACTGGAGAAAAATGAAAATTTCCTAAAAAACTGAGTCTACAACCAAACTTAAAATTACAACTGTTTTAAGTCCCAAACAGATAACGATATAAAATCGAATTATTTGGAATTTGCAACAAAACCGACAAAAGACTTTACATTCAATTATTTCTTTTGGTTTAACTTAAGAACTGGTTTTGTTTACAAAGATATCTGAGAAATTCTGAAAGATGGACTAAAACAGTTTTTGTCACAAATATAGATTTTAAAAATAAAAATGATCAAAATAGATTTAAATATCTTATCAAAAGAAATAAATATACACTTATATCCCTAGAGTTAATTAGTTTAAACATTAGAGTTTAGAGTTAAGGGGTGGGGTTTAGGGTTTATGGTTTAGAGTTGAGCAGTGGAGTTCTGGGGATAAAATTTCAAATTTTAAAAAATTAAAATAAATTAAAATTTTCAAAATAAAAAATGCTATTTTGATCATTTTAATTTTTAAAGTATATTTTTGTAACAAAAACTTAAAAAAATTTATTTGAGAGAATTGCCCGAGATATTATCTTCAACGAGATTTAACCACATGCCATCAGCTAAAATGGTAAAACAATAGGCTGGGGGAAAGTTAGAAAGTATTGGGACCATTTATATAAATAAATATATAGAATATATACCAAACCCCATCAACTTTTCTTGATTCTTTCCGATTGTCCTCATACCATTTAATTTTGTGAAGTCGTTACTTCACTGCTGTGATTGATATCTAGTTCACAATTAAATAAATGCCTCAACTCATTTGGTCAGTTTTTGATGCAGACATGAAGAAAAGGAAGCTTTGCACGGTTTAGCTTTCCAAAAGTTTGTGTAGGATTTAATTATTTATGGCCCCTCTTTGTTTAGTAGATGGCTGAAAAAGGGTTTGTTAAAGGATTTGATTGATTCCAAACTCGCATGTGAATCGGGCTGTCTTCAAATTCTTTTGACTAAAGGGATTAACATATAGATCAATTGGGTACTAGAGATAGCTAAGCTTTAGTAATGATTTATCTTCTTCTTTTCTTTTTCTTATGTCGAGGGTTCCACCATGAAAATCAAACACGAGGTCGTTGGCATTGTTGCTATTGAGTCATGTCATCTTCAACATCTGTACCGGGGGACTTCACTTTTCAAAAAGTCCTTATTATCACTAAAAACTTCATTTGTTTTTGAAAAGTGGAGTGTGATCTCTAGGTTCTTTTGTCCAATACACAGTGGCCAAGGCTGGTCCAATTGTAATCATAATAAAGACGAATGAAATGATGCAGTTATCAATATCAAAATTGCTTTTTTGTAGCGTATATACAAAAAACCCATAAAAGATATATAAAAAATATAAACCTAAATCAGTAGCTAAAAAGTAAATCTTTGCTTTCGATGGTATCTCCACGTGAATCTCACGTGTTTTCCTTTCCTCTTGAAAGTTGAGACTGAGACAGAGTTGTTGTTAATCCATTCCAAAGTAGATCTCTCTCTGTGTTTCATCCTCCAAGTGATTTCTGCTTGTAACCATTTTTTATCCTATCATAAAGTTTCTCCTTAGTTTTACGTTTCTTGTCCATTTTCAAACGATATCTTTCTTCACGTTCTCTCTCGTAAACGCCTTTCCAATGCACTTCTCCCGTTAGTGGCCACAGCCACCTTTCCCTTGGATGGTCGTTATCATCCGCTGCTTCTGCCAAGTCCTCGTCCATGCTTTTCAACAAAGCGAAGTTAAAGTAATTAGCCCACATGAAACCTTTCCGTTGCGGCAAAGGATGTTGTTCCTCGAGTGAACCGTCTCTCGGGTTTATGTAAACCATCTTTCTTCCGCTGTGATACGCCCAGACGTTAACCAACAGTTCCAGAACCCGGCAGTAACAATGCTTTCTCTATTTATTGTTGAAAAAAAAAAATCATTAACTTGTGAAGATGGGAGAGCAAAGTCAAAGAAGATTTTAATTACCTCGAGCTGTGATGAAGCCAGTGAGCAACTTGTGGAGTCGTTGTGCAGTGCATCAAGAGACTCCGAGAACATCCTGTGATTGCGGTTTTAAGCTGGGACCGTGAGTTTCGGTTAATAGAAAATAATTATTTTACCTTGAGAACATGACAAACTCGAGGAAAGATGGAGTTGGCATCACCCAGTTGTGGAGAGAAGACCAGTGATGACCATCTTCAGGCATGGGAGGAAGCGCTTCAATGTGTTCTGGTAACCCATACATATGCCGGAACGCCTCTTCGAACGTAGTCCTGCATCAATTTAATATGGCTAAGACATATTTTACGTAAAGACATAAATAAAACATTAAATATATACCTGCAATTTCCTCGGTTAAGGATATCACACATAGACCAGAACGTAAGCGCATTTTTACTTCCAAGTGCGTCACCATCAATGTCTAATCTTGTCCAGAAGTAAACAATCTCCCCCTTGGTATCCTTTTGTATAATGTTTTCCAGGGACTCTTCAGCTTTAGACGATAACGAGACCTGTCTCCACAGCAAAGTGTCAAAGTTAGACAACGGATGCAAGACGAGTATGTAGTGGCTGTGTGCTAAAGAAACTACCTTCGTACCAGCAGAACGCCATGGCTGAAACCCAATCCAAGGTCTCATGTGAATGCTATCCACTTTATTCGCAACTGAAAACATTCCTCCAATTTCACAGAGAATATCTCGATAATAAGTATCGTTCAGTAGAGGTAACCTGTCTGCTGCATCTACATCGTCCGAGCTTAGCCTTCGGTCTTTGCTGGACTAAGAAATAACAAACCGGTAACATGATTAAGTAGATTTGATAACCGTTGGATAGAACATCACAAACCAATTAGAGAAGCCTTACCAGGCTCAAACCACGGTACAGAGATCCATGATGCAGAAAGGGCCAAGCACCAGCTCCATTGTAAATCTCATATACACATAGAGGCTGACCAGTTCGTTCTAGCTCTCCTTCGTCCCGCTCGTTCACCTCGAATTTTAGCTTCTCGGATTTGCGAGCGTTACGGTATATCTCTTCCCAGTCTTCAACATCTCTTTCGCTTCTGTCCTCCAGCTACATATCAGACGAGGAAGAGATTGATTCAACACAATAGAAACCAATGCAGCTATTAACAAGACTCACAGAACAATGTCTAGGGAGAACCTAAAGATATGTCTGATGATACCTCCTCAGATTCTAGTTTCTCGTACTCTTCAGCTCCCTCGATCTCTTCAAGGACATCCCAGTCTAATTTGGAAGGAAGCTCATCCGAAAGAACTATGGTATCGTTGTCAACAGTGTTTTTTGACTCAACAACACTCGTGAACTTTTCTTCCACTTGGAAAACAATGGATCCATAAGCAGAGTCATGGAGTAAGCTTTCTGCCTCCTCTATTACTCTCCTGAACAGACTCCACTCCCACTCGGCCACTTGAAGTTGAGAAACAGAACCTGGCAAGAAAGTATCAGACGGAAAATGGAGTACGTTCTCCAAAAGCCTAGCGTAACCAGTTATGCACTCTGTCGCCATCATGTTCTTAATTAAAAGTCTTCCTGAAGAAGCAACCGTTTGAGCAAATTTAGAGAGACTTCCATCTGATATCAAGGGTGAGAATGCCTTTAACAGTGTATCAGGGTCGTTTCTTCGGAAAAAAAAGGTCCATAAATAAGTAAAAATAAATAAATAGATAATCATAAACTTCAGGTGTACTCACATATTTTTTCATGATGGGAAAGTCAGGTGTTACAATAGGGATGCCAAAGCTCATAGCTCGCACAACCAATGAGGGAAAACTTTGTTCCTCTTGGTAAGAGGCATAAACAAGAACATCAGCCACCAGTAGAACTCTATTCACATCCTCATTCAGACCAAAATGCTGAACAGTGTCTTGGGTCAGCCCAAGCCTCGATGCAACCTCCTGCATTCATGTATCAACACACAAATTATGTCTACAGTATACAATCACAACCAACACTAATCATATAGTATTCACATGGATGCAAAATTCTTACCTGTACAGCATTGGTAGAATTGCCAAATAGAAATATAAACTTAAAGGGACCACCGGTCTCTTTTCTCCTCCCATATCGTGTTAAAAGTGGTCCCAGCATGTGCACTGCCACGGCGTTATCCCAAGAAAAATCATCATAAAAGAGGGAGCTCCCAAGCACCACGATGATCAGGTCATCTTCGCCAAAACCGTTACTCTCCCTCAGCGTTTGCTTTGCGTGGGTTTCACTGTACCTTTCAGCAGCCCAAACATCTACTACTGATTCCGGAATCACAACGAAGTTCCCATCATCAAGAACGCTGTGCAACATCTGAACAAATTGTATGATCTTAGGCAAATATACAAAGCAGACTCTTTGGCACAACTGAAAAGCTTATTGCAGACAGGAATATACCGGCAGAGTAAACTGTGGAAAGACAACTGCACTTGCTCTCGCAAAAGCACTTCTCCAGTGGGAGATTAGAGAATTTTGGCCCATCTTTTGGTAAACAGGCAACCGATTTGCAAGAATATCTTCATGAACTATCCATATAAGTGGTACTGAACGAAACGGCTCCTGCATGAGACTGCATAATATATAAACTCTTGTTATCATAGAATATTAATTAGAGAAGTAATTGGCAAAATTCACTATGATTTTTCACATCTTAAGCAGAAACAACCAGAGTATAAGCTCTGATAGCAGGCAACTAAACAAGCTTAATCTACTCACCTTGAAATGGCTTCTTTCGCTTCAAGCGAATCAGCAATAACACCTTCAAAGCTGCAGAAGACGAATCACTGTAACTTTATCCAAGTGGGAGTGGAGAAATAAAATATATTCAATAAAGTTTTAAAGAATTGATAGGACTCATACACTGTCCAATCAGCGTACCCCAGCTGCCCTGAAACCAAAACTTTAACGTGGCCAGCTAACTGTTCCCACAATGGACGTGCTTCACCATTCTCTACGGCAAAAACCTGACAGCTTTTAAGGTCACAAGATTTACCAAGAGATGCAAAATATAAGACACATTATAAACTTTGTATCCACTTTTCACCGCATATCTCCAGTGGATTCAAATTTAACCATTCTGCTTATACCATATACATAGCCAAAGAGTTTCACCTGAAACACATAACCCAGTTTTTGAAGATTCTTCACCACCGTGATCAACACTAGTGTCCGGGGATCTTTCCTCATATTCCCTAGTATCTGTCAATCATAATACATCAAAATAATAATAATGAGTGAACAGAAAGTGCATAGAGCCGAACGAATGAAAAAGCATCCTGTAAGATCGATCAGAGAAAATAAAACAGTGTTGGTATACATAACAACGACACTTTAACTATGCCAATAATTACAAAGTAACTATGAACACCTCAACTGCCAAGTTCAAGCATGATAATATATCAGCAGACTCCTTGGTGCATCTACAAAAGTCATTTAGCTTCAATTCCATAAGGGCAAGAGCATATTTAAGAACCGGGTCTTACCTTTTTAATTTAATAAATGTCTCACTCAAAAAAATAATATATAAGATAGATATCAATTGGTTTCAGGTTCGAAGCTCGTCTAACATAAAACTAAGCACGCATTAACTCACGAGAGCAAGCCTCGGGGGACGAACGCCTATTCGAACCTCCGACCGCAAGGAATGAATCCCTTCTCCTTCGATCAACTTCTTCGCAACTCTTCCAGGGACATACTTCAACGCACTCCCCAATCCAATCCGCCTTCCCACGCTCCCTCCCTTCGCACTCCCTTGCCGCGTAATCGAACTCTGAAGCAGCAGCGAGGACGCTACGAAGGCGCAAACCGCGAACGCGACGAGAGAGTAGAGCAAACACGTGCCGCGCGGCTTGAGCAGCGAGAGGAGGAAGCCCTTGCGGTTCAGCGATCGTGGGGGAACGTGGTGGTGAGGAGGCCTGGTACTACGCAGGGAGGACCGAGATCGATCTCGCATGTCGGTTGGATTCCTCTTGAGACGGAGACGGTCTCGCACGGAGACGTTGTTGTTGTGATTCCCCGCGCCGTTATTGTCATGATGGATCTCGAGAGAAAGAGAGTTTCTCCCCATGGAGAAAACAAGCTGTGTTCAATACGAAGCTCTCTCTCTCTCTTGTTTCAGGTGACACAGTACTCCACCATGAGAAGATAGTTAGAGAGAGAGATTCAGATTGATCATTGATTTTTGCGTACTTTTTGAGTTGTGAATCTGTTTACGAGACAGTAGTGAAGAGAATGAGCAATTTTTGTCAAACTTCTCTACGTGATAATAATATTTATTTGAAAAATATTATTTTACGTCTCTGTTTTTAGGCGGTGGGGGACCATATTGTATATCCTGGGGTATTTAAGATATTTTTAATATTTTTTTTTACTATATAAAACTGATATAGTAATAGATTTGGATAGAATCTGGATATCCAAACTTAAAATTCGATTATCTAGACCTGTATCCGGATCTATAAAATCAGTTTTTTTGAACCGGATGGAAGCGAATCCCAGATCAGGATATCGAATATTAAGTTCGAGGCTTATATGTTTTCAATTGCCATTTTATCTATATTATTAAAATACTTCATCCGTTTTAAAAAATCTATGTTATAGAAAATATTGTATTGATAACTAAAATTCGATATTTTTTTTAATAAGTGTGAAAATCTTAAAATATGTATCTTTTAGAAACGGAGGGAATAGTAAATTATTTTTGTTAAAGAGGGTGACAAAGCAATGGCTTCCTCAAAAAGATCATATATTTCACGCGTTTATAGAGGTCCAACTAGCTTTTTTTGAGTAGTAATTGTCACTATTAGTGTGATAATGATATTTCACCATCTAATTAATTTAGTTTTGTTGACGACCGAGTGTTAACTGTTAACATATGGTTTTTGCCAATAATTAGTATGTAAATTATGGTGTTATTTTGAAATTGCATGAATCATTGAATCTTCTAGCGTGACGACTGACGACCGAGTAGAAAACAAACAAAATAAAATGAAAACATTATATTATTATTTGTATCACCAATGCAATCTGCAAATGTATTCAATGTAGCCGAATTTTATTTTTCAAAGCCGCGTATGGTTGGTTACATCCGTCTTTCATCAAAACTAATGAAAGAAAAAATAAATACCATAATTGAACGTCGTCTCCAAAAACATGCGTAGATGGGAACTATTCAAATGGATTGGAAGTAGTCATGTAGATAGTGATCTCGTGTCTTTTCATCGAACAATAAATCGAATTTATGAACACACATGCTCATCGTTCTCGTTATTAATTGTACCTTTTGTCAATCGTTCTTTTATGTATTGGGGTCCCTGATAGAGCTCTCACATGATTAATAATACTGTTTATACTGTCACTTAGCATGTTTCAATATTTTGGGGGCATTAAACTCAAAGTTTATGTACTATTCAGTTAGTCCACACCCACTCTCCAATATATATATAAATGTGGTCTAATCTTTTTCAAATTTACAGTCAAGCATTAGTAGTCAGTCAGTTTTAAATATGATGTTTTAAGACTGGCGGATTCGCATCCAAATCTTGTTTGAAAGCGATGATTCTTATACCTAAGGGGAGTTATTGGGAGATAAATTTGTGTAGAGTTTGTGAATTTTGAGAGTTGATAGATTTAAAAAAGTTATGTGGATTGTAAAAATTTATATACATTGACTTATGAAATTTAATCATAACTTTTCTGGATTGATATAGATTTTCATGAATTTGTATTACCTCTTTTCTATCATTTTTTGTAAAATAAATATAGAATATATTTATTTTCTAAATCATATAGCATGATTATTTATTTTTGTCTTTAAAATTAAAAAAATAATAATACTGATACATACAAAATTGAACAATTTTCTTAAATAGCC
This genomic interval from Brassica oleracea var. oleracea cultivar TO1000 chromosome C2, BOL, whole genome shotgun sequence contains the following:
- the LOC106322705 gene encoding uncharacterized protein LOC106322705 isoform X3, coding for MGRNSLSLEIHHDNNGAGNHNNNVSVRDRLRLKRNPTDMRDRSRSSLRSTRPPHHHVPPRSLNRKGFLLSLLKPRGTCLLYSLVAFAVCAFVASSLLLQSSITRQGSAKGGSVGRRIGLGSALKYVPGRVAKKLIEGEGIHSLRSEVRIGVRPPRLALILGNMRKDPRTLVLITVVKNLQKLGYVFQVFAVENGEARPLWEQLAGHVKVLVSGQLGYADWTVFEGVIADSLEAKEAISSLMQEPFRSVPLIWIVHEDILANRLPVYQKMGQNSLISHWRSAFARASAVVFPQFTLPMLHSVLDDGNFVVIPESVVDVWAAERYSETHAKQTLRESNGFGEDDLIIVVLGSSLFYDDFSWDNAVAVHMLGPLLTRYGRRKETGGPFKFIFLFGNSTNAVQEVASRLGLTQDTVQHFGLNEDVNRVLLVADVLVYASYQEEQSFPSLVVRAMSFGIPIVTPDFPIMKKYVSTPEVYAFFFRRNDPDTLLKAFSPLISDGSLSKFAQTVASSGRLLIKNMMATECITGYARLLENVLHFPSDTFLPGSVSQLQVAEWEWSLFRRVIEEAESLLHDSAYGSIVFQVEEKFTSVVESKNTVDNDTIVLSDELPSKLDWDVLEEIEGAEEYEKLESEELEDRSERDVEDWEEIYRNARKSEKLKFEVNERDEGELERTGQPLCVYEIYNGAGAWPFLHHGSLYRGLSLSSKDRRLSSDDVDAADRLPLLNDTYYRDILCEIGGMFSVANKVDSIHMRPWIGFQPWRSAGTKVSLSSKAEESLENIIQKDTKGEIVYFWTRLDIDGDALGSKNALTFWSMCDILNRGNCRTTFEEAFRHMYGLPEHIEALPPMPEDGHHWSSLHNWVMPTPSFLEFVMFSRMFSESLDALHNDSTSCSLASSQLERKHCYCRVLELLVNVWAYHSGRKMVYINPRDGSLEEQHPLPQRKGFMWANYFNFALLKSMDEDLAEAADDNDHPRERWLWPLTGEVHWKGVYEREREERYRLKMDKKRKTKEKLYDRIKNGYKQKSLGG
- the LOC106322705 gene encoding uncharacterized protein LOC106322705 isoform X2, whose translation is MCFSCQVFAVENGEARPLWEQLAGHVKVLVSGQLGYADWTVFEGVIADSLEAKEAISSLMQEPFRSVPLIWIVHEDILANRLPVYQKMGQNSLISHWRSAFARASAVVFPQFTLPMLHSVLDDGNFVVIPESVVDVWAAERYSETHAKQTLRESNGFGEDDLIIVVLGSSLFYDDFSWDNAVAVHMLGPLLTRYGRRKETGGPFKFIFLFGNSTNAVQEVASRLGLTQDTVQHFGLNEDVNRVLLVADVLVYASYQEEQSFPSLVVRAMSFGIPIVTPDFPIMKKYAFSPLISDGSLSKFAQTVASSGRLLIKNMMATECITGYARLLENVLHFPSDTFLPGSVSQLQVAEWEWSLFRRVIEEAESLLHDSAYGSIVFQVEEKFTSVVESKNTVDNDTIVLSDELPSKLDWDVLEEIEGAEEYEKLESEELEDRSERDVEDWEEIYRNARKSEKLKFEVNERDEGELERTGQPLCVYEIYNGAGAWPFLHHGSLYRGLSLSSKDRRLSSDDVDAADRLPLLNDTYYRDILCEIGGMFSVANKVDSIHMRPWIGFQPWRSAGTKVSLSSKAEESLENIIQKDTKGEIVYFWTRLDIDGDALGSKNALTFWSMCDILNRGNCRTTFEEAFRHMYGLPEHIEALPPMPEDGHHWSSLHNWVMPTPSFLEFVMFSRMFSESLDALHNDSTSCSLASSQLERKHCYCRVLELLVNVWAYHSGRKMVYINPRDGSLEEQHPLPQRKGFMWANYFNFALLKSMDEDLAEAADDNDHPRERWLWPLTGEVHWKGVYEREREERYRLKMDKKRKTKEKLYDRIKNGYKQKSLGG
- the LOC106322705 gene encoding uncharacterized protein LOC106322705 isoform X1, which produces MGRNSLSLEIHHDNNGAGNHNNNVSVRDRLRLKRNPTDMRDRSRSSLRSTRPPHHHVPPRSLNRKGFLLSLLKPRGTCLLYSLVAFAVCAFVASSLLLQSSITRQGSAKGGSVGRRIGLGSALKYVPGRVAKKLIEGEGIHSLRSEVRIGVRPPRLALILGNMRKDPRTLVLITVVKNLQKLGYVFQVFAVENGEARPLWEQLAGHVKVLVSGQLGYADWTVFEGVIADSLEAKEAISSLMQEPFRSVPLIWIVHEDILANRLPVYQKMGQNSLISHWRSAFARASAVVFPQFTLPMLHSVLDDGNFVVIPESVVDVWAAERYSETHAKQTLRESNGFGEDDLIIVVLGSSLFYDDFSWDNAVAVHMLGPLLTRYGRRKETGGPFKFIFLFGNSTNAVQEVASRLGLTQDTVQHFGLNEDVNRVLLVADVLVYASYQEEQSFPSLVVRAMSFGIPIVTPDFPIMKKYAFSPLISDGSLSKFAQTVASSGRLLIKNMMATECITGYARLLENVLHFPSDTFLPGSVSQLQVAEWEWSLFRRVIEEAESLLHDSAYGSIVFQVEEKFTSVVESKNTVDNDTIVLSDELPSKLDWDVLEEIEGAEEYEKLESEELEDRSERDVEDWEEIYRNARKSEKLKFEVNERDEGELERTGQPLCVYEIYNGAGAWPFLHHGSLYRGLSLSSKDRRLSSDDVDAADRLPLLNDTYYRDILCEIGGMFSVANKVDSIHMRPWIGFQPWRSAGTKVSLSSKAEESLENIIQKDTKGEIVYFWTRLDIDGDALGSKNALTFWSMCDILNRGNCRTTFEEAFRHMYGLPEHIEALPPMPEDGHHWSSLHNWVMPTPSFLEFVMFSRMFSESLDALHNDSTSCSLASSQLERKHCYCRVLELLVNVWAYHSGRKMVYINPRDGSLEEQHPLPQRKGFMWANYFNFALLKSMDEDLAEAADDNDHPRERWLWPLTGEVHWKGVYEREREERYRLKMDKKRKTKEKLYDRIKNGYKQKSLGG